Sequence from the Egicoccus sp. AB-alg6-2 genome:
CCTGCAGGGGTGGGGTCCCTACGCGGCGCCGGCGACCACCGGAGTCGACACGATCCAGGGCACGATCGGGCTCGTGCAACTGCTCGCCGCCACGCTGACGCTGGTGACCGTGACGGTCCTCATGACCGTCTCCAGCCGCCGGCACGCGGCCGCCCGCGAAGCCGAGCAGACCCGGTGGATGCAGCAGGTCTTCGAGCAGTCGCTGGTCGGGATCGCGTTGCTGTGCCCCACCGACGACCGCCTGCCAATCGTCGAGGCCAACCCCACGCTGGCGCAGACGCTCGGGTGCGGCAGCGACGACCTCGTCGGCCGCTCCTGGCTGTCGCTGTTCGACGGCAACGACGCCGAGCGCATCTCCATGGGCGTGCGCGCGGTCGCGGCCGGCCGCGCCCAGAGCTGGCAGGCGGAGCTGCCCATCACCGTGCACGAGAAGATGTGCTGGATCCAGGTCATGGTCTCCGCCGCGACGGGCTACGGCCCGGAGCAGACCCTGCTGATGGCGCAGATGCTGGACGTCACCGCCCAACGGGACGTCGAGCTGCACCTGACCGACCTCGCCATGCACGACCCGCTGACCGGCCTCGCCAACCGGTTGCTGTTCGACGACCGGCTCCACCAGACGGCCGCCCTGGCGCGCCGCACGGGGGAGCCCTACGGCCTGCTCGTCCTCGACCTCGACGGGTTCAAGCGCGTCAACGACCGCTTCGGGCACGCGGTCGGCGACCGGGTGCTGGTCACGATCGCCGAGCGGCTGCGGGGCATCACCCGCGACGTCGACACCGTCGCCCGGCTCGGCGGCGACGAGTTCGTCGTGCTGTGCCCCGACGGTGGCGACCGGGCCGGCCTCGATGCGCTGGCCCGCCGCATGCAGGACGCCATCTCGCAACCGATCGTCGTCGGTGACGAGCGCATCATGGTCGGGGTGAGCGTCGGCATCGAGCAGGGCGCGCCCGAACGCGACCCCCACGAACTCCTGCAGCGCGCCGACGCCGACATGTACGTGAACAAGCGCGCCGCCGCGTGCGCACGGACGGACTCCCGGGCCTGAGCCCGCGTCGCGTCAGGACGGGCGGCGCGGGGAGTCGGGACGCCGCATGCGCCGATCAGGCGACGCGCGGATCGCCGCCGCCGTCGGCGACGAACGGCAGGCCGTCACGCGACCACGCCTGCATGCCCCCGTCGAGGTTCTCGACCTCGTAGCCGGCCCGCTTCATGGCCTCGGTGACCGCGCCGCTGCGGTTGCCCGAGCGGCACACCGCCACGAACTCGCGCTCGGCGTCGAGTTCGTCGATGCGCTGGTTGAGCTGGCCCATCGGGATGTGCAGGGCGCCCTCGATGTGGCCGGCCTGCCACTCGTCCGGCTCGCGGACGTCGAGGAACACCACGTCGTCGCGGCGTGCGTATGCGGTCTTGGGATCCACGCAGGGCTCCTGGGCGGTGTCGCCGTCGCGGGCGTCGTCGGGGAGGAGTGGTACCGCGCCACCGGCCCGCGCGTCAATGCGGCGGCGGGCCGGGGGAGCGGTGCCGCGCCCGGCGCAATGCTCGGTGGTCAGCGGCCGTCAGCCGCCGTCAACGGCCGAAGCGCCGCAGCCGCAACGAGTTGGTGACGACCGACACGCTGGAGAAGGCCATCGCGGCCCCGGCGATCATCGGGTTGAGCAGCCCGAGCGCCGCGACCGGGATCGCCGCGGTGTTGTACGCGAACGCCCAGAACAGGTTCTGCCTGATGGTGCGGTGGGTGCGGCGGGACAGGGCGATCGCGGTCGCGACCCCGTCGAGGTCGCCGCGCATCAGGGTGAGGTCGCTCGATTCGATGGCGACGTCGGTGCCGGTCCCGATCGCGATCCCGAGGTCGGCCTGGACGAGCGCGGGCGCGTCGTTGACACCGTCGCCGACCATCGCGACCGCATGCCCTTCGGCCTGCAGCCGGGCGACCTCGGCCTGCTTGTCCTCGGGCAGCACCTCGGCCAGGACCCGGTCGATGCCGACCTGGTCCGCGATCGACTGCGCCGTGCGGTGGTTGTCGCCGGTGATCATCGCCACCTGCAGTCCCAGCGCGTGCAGCCGCGCCACGGCGGCCGCCGCGCCGTCCTTGAGCGTGTCCGCGACTGCCAGCACACCGCGTACCTCGCCGTCCCAGCCGGCGAGGACCGCGGTCCTGCCCGCCGACTCCAGCCGGGTTGCCTCGTCCTCGAGGTGGTTCGGGACGCGCAGTCCCGCGTCGGCCATCAGCTTGCGGCGGCCGACCGCGACGTCGACGCCGTCCACGCGGCCGCGCACCCCGTGGCCGGCGATGGCCGCGAACGCCGTCGCGGCCGGCAGCTCGCTCCCGGTCCGCTCGCGGGCACCGGCCGCGATGGCCTGGCCGACCGGATGCTCGGAGTCGGCCTCGACCGCGCCCGCCAGCCGCAGCAGTGTCGGCTCGTCGGTCTGCCCCGCCACCACGTCGGTCAGCGTCATCTGCCCGTGGGTGAGGGTGCCGGTCTTGTCGAACACGATCGTGGAGACGTCGCGGGTCCGCTCGAGCACCTCCATCGACTTGATCAGGATGCCGAGCTGGGCGCCGCGTCCCGTCCCCGTCATGGTCGCCATCGGCGTGGCCAGCCCGAGCGCGCACGGGCAGGCGATGATGAGCACGGCGACGGCGGCCAGCATCGCGCGGCCGGTGTCGCCGGTGGCCAGGGTCCATCCGAGGAACGTCGTCAGCGCGATCGCGATGACGGTGGGTACGAAGATCGCCGAGACCCGGTCCGCGAGCCGCTGCAGGTCGGACTTGCCGGCCTGGGCGTCCTCGACCAGGCGCACGATCTGCGCCAGTGCGCTGTCGGCGCCGACGGCGGTGGCGGCGACGGTCAGCACGCCCGAGGCGTTGACGGTCGCGCCGGCGACTCGGCTGCCGACCGCCTTCTCGACCGGGACGGACTCGCCGGTGAGCA
This genomic interval carries:
- a CDS encoding diguanylate cyclase domain-containing protein, producing MRRESFGLTVTWGRLPAAARLLLFGAVVVSLGMLSAEWFRPVDSPLAVWWPVAGVGTAALLLATRRQWIYVLGVHLLGTAIANVHNGLPWRVAALLGVANALEILVVASVLGLRRPDPRRLHDAGDLMRLVAAVTAGAATIAALAAAITGWLVGANPLGVAASLWPSHVSALLLVTLIVMRGVPTGAEARRPEQVAQLLAVTAVAATVFAPGQRLPLAILLFPVLLWTSLRSGVRSLGVQLVAVLTYVAVASLQGWGPYAAPATTGVDTIQGTIGLVQLLAATLTLVTVTVLMTVSSRRHAAAREAEQTRWMQQVFEQSLVGIALLCPTDDRLPIVEANPTLAQTLGCGSDDLVGRSWLSLFDGNDAERISMGVRAVAAGRAQSWQAELPITVHEKMCWIQVMVSAATGYGPEQTLLMAQMLDVTAQRDVELHLTDLAMHDPLTGLANRLLFDDRLHQTAALARRTGEPYGLLVLDLDGFKRVNDRFGHAVGDRVLVTIAERLRGITRDVDTVARLGGDEFVVLCPDGGDRAGLDALARRMQDAISQPIVVGDERIMVGVSVGIEQGAPERDPHELLQRADADMYVNKRAAACARTDSRA
- a CDS encoding rhodanese-like domain-containing protein, which gives rise to MDPKTAYARRDDVVFLDVREPDEWQAGHIEGALHIPMGQLNQRIDELDAEREFVAVCRSGNRSGAVTEAMKRAGYEVENLDGGMQAWSRDGLPFVADGGGDPRVA
- a CDS encoding heavy metal translocating P-type ATPase; amino-acid sequence: MSTEAPTRSLDLPVEGMTCGSCAARVQRTLARQPGVADAEVNFATGSARVQLEPDADLDALRAAVDKTGYTLVLPEPAPATPAVHRLQVTGMTCGSCSARVQRALEQQPGVTAAEVNFATGVARVTADGDADPAGWRAAIEAAGYGVETSTPTGDAGADTTSAASASPAHAGPTAAERAERADREEAAHRRLWGRRLVLVTGPALFLLSTMLYHDFAVMNPGMRLAMFLVATPVQFYIGWPFLREAGRRARHLSANMDTLIAMGTLAAYLFSTWELVTGGHDLYYEAQVVIIAFIVLGRYLEARAKGNAGRAIRSLLELGAKQARVVRDGVEQLVDVEEVVVGDLVKVRPGEKIPVDGEVVEGASAVDESMLTGESVPVEKAVGSRVAGATVNASGVLTVAATAVGADSALAQIVRLVEDAQAGKSDLQRLADRVSAIFVPTVIAIALTTFLGWTLATGDTGRAMLAAVAVLIIACPCALGLATPMATMTGTGRGAQLGILIKSMEVLERTRDVSTIVFDKTGTLTHGQMTLTDVVAGQTDEPTLLRLAGAVEADSEHPVGQAIAAGARERTGSELPAATAFAAIAGHGVRGRVDGVDVAVGRRKLMADAGLRVPNHLEDEATRLESAGRTAVLAGWDGEVRGVLAVADTLKDGAAAAVARLHALGLQVAMITGDNHRTAQSIADQVGIDRVLAEVLPEDKQAEVARLQAEGHAVAMVGDGVNDAPALVQADLGIAIGTGTDVAIESSDLTLMRGDLDGVATAIALSRRTHRTIRQNLFWAFAYNTAAIPVAALGLLNPMIAGAAMAFSSVSVVTNSLRLRRFGR